The following proteins are co-located in the Triticum aestivum cultivar Chinese Spring chromosome 1A, IWGSC CS RefSeq v2.1, whole genome shotgun sequence genome:
- the LOC123183755 gene encoding uncharacterized protein: protein MSPFVNSRSGTDTAAMAMASSGTEKRKITAAMRRWLAVANSTPALLHGFLVFEVSWRDVHGINYYNDLLTDTSLALEARYLNKWEFYSAEQAAGCASEWFLGRASETHSLRGYLLHYHHHHHRPRPRHHHRSSSAASAGEEEHARDDVMNTMAASSSGDERCTPTLRRRMSWRSRARRKNLQQQQHTDRDEEEEEEKEHDDEGRVPMHMHMQQYRYSDTLLLFRSRDAALPFKLRQIITSDIRLLTLLESGLPSWVIFLQSYPVLCHMYRPWMRPLARSLYVMASLVTVIIGFYDLYKNVPLLKSAAARICGPLFEWVETWDMVTRIQYLGTILFLRNLRKFMQGLLALLHAARALLRVMLAPLADLGLCQLLATLVVLASHVWRLVVDLAEVVWAPFDVVLDCVAGLVTTLWPVLKVVVLPARFAVAVAACAGSVLSNSYNFFKDIWETLSSIFELNHMSEAQQSAFDMTTLKTLWNDLFSQIFRAIRGILNGILVFFYACNRHRLSIYNHAQTRLRHMLRVTRLAPKQHASCHCSSTKHPNHEDAPVECDVCK, encoded by the exons ATGTCTCCCTTCGTGAATTCGAGGAGTGGCACCGACAcggcggcgatggcgatggcgagcTCGGGCACAGAGAAAAGAAAAATAACGGCGGCGATGCGAAGGTGGCTGGCGGTGGCGAACTCGACCCCGGCGCTGCTCCACGGGTTCCTGGTGTTCGAGGTGTCATGGCGGGACGTGCACGGCATCAACTACTACAACGACCTGCTCACTGACACGTCCCTCGCCCTGGAGGCGCGCTACCTCAACAAGTGGGAGTTTTACAGCGCCGAGCAGGCCGCCGGGTGCGCGTCTGAGTGGTTCCTCGGCCGCGCCTCCGAGACGCACTCCCTCCGAGGGTACCTCCTCCActatcaccaccaccatcatcgtcctcgtcctcgtcaccATCATCGCTCCTCCTCCGCGGCGTCCGCCGGAGAAGAGGAACACGCTCGCGACGACGTTATGAATACGATGGCGGCCAGCAGCAGCGGCGACGAGAGGTGCACGCCCACGTTGAGGAGGAGGATGAGCTGGCGGAGCAGGGCTAGGAGGAAGAACCTACAGCAGCAGCAACACACCGatcgcgacgaggaggaggaggaggagaaggagcatGATGATGAAGGGCGGGTTCCCATGCATATGCATATGCAGCAGTATAGGTACAGCGACACCCTGCTCCTGTTTCGGTCCCGGGACGCGGCGCTGCCGTTCAAGCTCCGGCAGATCATCACGTCGGACATCCGGCTGCTCACGCTGCTCGAGTCTGGGCTGCCGTCGTGGGTCATCTTCCTGCAGTCGTACCCGGTGCTGTGCCACATGTACCGGCCCTGGATGCGGCCCCTGGCGCGGAGCCTCTACGTCATGGCCTCCCTCGTCACCGTCATCATCGGCTTCTACGACCTGTACAAGAACGTGCCACTGCTCAAGTCGGCGGCGGCGCGCATCTGCGGCCCGCTCTTCGAGTGGGTCGAGACGTGGGACATGGTCACCCGCATCCAGTACCTGGGCACCATCCTCTTCCTCCGCAACCTGCGCAAGTTCATGCAGGGGCTGCTCGCGCTCCTGCACGCCGCCAGGGCACTGCTCCGTGTTATGCTCGCTCCATTGGCCGACCTAGGCTTGTGTCAGCTGCTTGCCACACTGGTTGTCCTAGCCTCACACGTGTGGCGCCTGGTGGTCGACCTGGCAGAGGTGGTGTGGGCGCCGTTCGACGTCGTGCTCGACTGCGTCGCCGGATTGGTCACAACCTTGTGGCCGGTGCTCAAGGTGGTGGTGTTGCCAGCGAGGTTTGCGGTGGCGGTCGCAGCGTGCGCGGGGTCCGTCTTGTCCAATAGCTACAACTTCTTCAAGGACATCTGGGAGACTCTGAGTAGCATCTTCGAGCTCAACCACATGTCGGAGGCGCAACAAAGCGCCTTCGACATGACCACGCTCAAGACGCTATGGAATGACCTCTTCTCGCAGATCTTCCGGGCCATCAGGGGCATCCTCAATGGCATCCTTGTCTTCTTCTACGCCTGCAACAGGCACAGGCTCAG CATCTACAATCACGCACAAACAAGGTTGCGACATATGCTTCGTGTCACTAGATTGGCGCCAAAGCAACATGCATCATGCCACTGCAGCTCCACCAAGCACCCAAACCATGAG GATGCGCCCGTCGAATGTGATGTATGCAAGTGA